In Halobaculum rubrum, the following are encoded in one genomic region:
- a CDS encoding NADH-quinone oxidoreductase subunit D, with protein MSLEEPEPDAPAPVEEQSPDELAELLGDRVIGREEHLNAPGYVIRPDAVQDVLSTLKTEAGYDHLSCVTAQEYEDRYESIYHLKKFDDPTQEVSVVVPTDRENPVSESAEPVFRTADWHEREAYDLVGIDYDDHPDLRRILLPETWQGHPLAADYDQDRPQVVPLRENANPLQEDTRSEQDADTMFLNIGPHHPATHGVLHLKTTLDGEQVADVESDIGYLHRCEEQICQNGTYRHQIMPYPDRWDYISAGLLNEWAYARAAEDMADIEVPEYAQVIRTMGAELCRIAAHMLAVGTFALDVYGDFTAIFMYAIRDREKVQNILEDLTGQRLMFNYFRLGGVVWDLPEPREEFFEKTRDFLEDLPEALEEYHDLISGNEILQMRTIDTGVLPPEVAKNYGATGPVARGSGVDYDLRRDDPYGYYDELDWDVVTEDGCDNYSRLLVRLREVEESAKIIEQCIDLLEDWPEEDRTIQANVPRTLKPDDDTEIYRAVEGAKGELGIYMRSDGTDKPARFKIRSPCFSNLQTLPEMAEGEYVPDLVAALGSLDIVLGEVDR; from the coding sequence ATGAGTTTAGAAGAACCCGAGCCGGACGCGCCGGCACCGGTCGAGGAACAGTCCCCCGACGAGCTCGCCGAGCTGCTGGGCGATCGCGTGATCGGTCGCGAGGAGCACCTGAACGCGCCCGGCTACGTGATCCGCCCGGACGCGGTGCAGGACGTGCTCTCGACGCTGAAAACCGAGGCCGGCTACGACCACCTCTCGTGTGTCACCGCTCAGGAGTACGAGGACCGCTACGAGTCCATCTACCACCTGAAGAAGTTCGACGACCCGACCCAGGAGGTCAGCGTCGTCGTCCCCACCGACCGGGAGAACCCGGTCAGCGAATCGGCCGAACCGGTGTTCCGGACGGCCGACTGGCACGAGCGTGAGGCGTACGATCTGGTCGGCATCGACTACGACGACCACCCCGACCTGCGCCGCATCCTCCTCCCCGAGACGTGGCAGGGTCACCCCCTTGCGGCCGACTACGATCAGGACCGCCCGCAGGTCGTCCCGCTTCGCGAGAACGCGAACCCGCTGCAGGAGGATACCCGCTCGGAGCAGGACGCGGACACGATGTTCCTCAACATCGGTCCCCACCATCCCGCGACCCACGGCGTCCTCCACCTGAAGACGACGCTCGACGGCGAGCAGGTGGCCGACGTCGAATCCGACATCGGCTACCTCCACCGCTGTGAGGAGCAGATCTGCCAGAACGGCACCTATCGCCACCAGATCATGCCGTACCCCGACCGCTGGGACTACATCTCGGCGGGCCTGCTCAACGAGTGGGCGTACGCGCGCGCGGCCGAGGACATGGCCGACATCGAGGTGCCGGAGTACGCGCAGGTCATCCGGACGATGGGCGCGGAGCTGTGCCGGATCGCCGCGCACATGCTCGCGGTCGGGACGTTCGCGCTGGACGTGTACGGCGACTTCACCGCCATCTTCATGTACGCGATCCGGGACCGCGAGAAGGTCCAGAACATCCTGGAGGACCTGACCGGGCAGCGGCTCATGTTCAACTACTTCCGCCTCGGCGGGGTCGTCTGGGACCTGCCCGAACCCCGCGAGGAGTTCTTCGAAAAGACCCGCGACTTCCTCGAGGACCTCCCGGAGGCGCTGGAGGAGTACCACGACCTCATCTCCGGAAACGAGATCCTCCAGATGCGCACCATCGATACGGGCGTGTTGCCGCCGGAGGTCGCCAAGAACTACGGCGCGACCGGGCCGGTCGCCCGCGGCTCGGGGGTCGACTACGACCTCCGCCGCGACGACCCGTACGGCTACTACGACGAGCTCGACTGGGACGTCGTCACCGAGGACGGCTGCGACAACTACAGCCGCCTCCTCGTGCGACTGCGTGAGGTCGAGGAGTCCGCGAAGATCATCGAGCAGTGCATCGACCTGCTCGAGGACTGGCCCGAGGAGGACCGCACCATCCAGGCCAACGTCCCGCGGACGCTGAAGCCGGACGACGACACCGAGATCTACCGCGCGGTCGAGGGCGCCAAAGGCGAGCTCGGCATCTACATGCGCTCGGACGGCACGGACAAGCCGGCCCGCTTCAAGATCCGGTCGCCGTGCTTCTCGAACCTGCAGACGTTGCCCGAGATGGCCGAGGGCGAGTACGTGCCCGACCTCGTCGCCGCGCTCGGTAGCCTGGACATCGTCCTCGGCGAGGTGGACAGATGA